The Candidatus Rokuibacteriota bacterium genome segment CTGGGCCCCACCTCCGCGTCCGGTATCGCGAACCGGTTGGAGGCACTGCGGGCGGGCCTCCGTGACTTCGGGTACGTGGAAGGCAAGAACATCGTCATCGAGTACCGGTGGGCCGAGGGGAACTATGACCGGCTCCCTGATCTTGCCGCCGAGCTGGTTCGCCTCAAGGTTGACGTCCTCGTGACCTCAGGGACGCCAGGAACCCTTGCGGCCAAGCGCGCGACCACGACGATTCCCATTGTGTCATGGCAGCCTCCGGCGACGCCCTTGCCGTGGGCGCTGTCGCCAGTCTCGCACGGCCGGGCGGGACCGTCACCGGATCCACCTTCTTTGGCCGGGAGCTCTATGGCAAACGGCTCGAGTTGCTCAAGGCGGCAATGCCGCGCCTGACCCATGTGGCCGTCCTCTTGAATCCGGACAATCCCACGTACGTGTCGGAGCTCAATGACATGGAAGGGGTCGCGAAGTCAATGAAGGTGAGTCTGTCGCGCTTCGAGGAGCGCCAGCCGGACGAGTTCGACGGCGTCTTCACGGCGATGGCCCAAAGGCGCGTTGACGCAGTCGTGATCACCAACGAAGCGGTATTTACTGCCAACAGCGCGAGGATTGCGGATGTCGCGGCGAGGAGGCGGCTCCCCTCG includes the following:
- a CDS encoding ABC transporter substrate-binding protein, yielding MAASGDALAVGAVASLARPGGTVTGSTFFGRELYGKRLELLKAAMPRLTHVAVLLNPDNPTYVSELNDMEGVAKSMKVSLSRFEERQPDEFDGVFTAMAQRRVDAVVITNEAVFTANSARIADVAARRRLPSAGSKQFVEAGGLIGYDHNTLELYRRAAYFVDKILKGAKPGDLPVERPTKFELVINRASRES